A stretch of the Porifericola rhodea genome encodes the following:
- a CDS encoding response regulator: MKGKKILILDDEKEICFLLSALLKQMGYIPDQAYTIEEALGKFNQNQYDLVFLDLNLPDGLGYHLVPLIKKRLPRAKIIMISAHDGMLKQIQSEVEGIDYFIDKPFNKAKINEALGKIDMLKFASG, translated from the coding sequence ATGAAAGGCAAGAAAATTCTTATACTAGATGACGAAAAAGAAATTTGCTTTTTACTTTCAGCATTGCTTAAACAAATGGGGTATATCCCCGATCAGGCCTATACAATAGAAGAAGCCCTGGGCAAGTTTAATCAAAATCAGTACGATCTTGTATTTTTAGATCTGAACCTACCTGATGGCTTAGGGTATCATTTGGTACCTCTCATCAAAAAGCGCCTCCCTCGCGCCAAAATTATCATGATCAGTGCTCATGACGGAATGCTCAAGCAGATACAGTCTGAAGTAGAAGGCATAGACTACTTTATTGACAAGCCTTTCAACAAAGCCAAAATAAATGAAGCACTTGGTAAAATAGATATGCTTAAATTTGCTTCAGGGTAG
- a CDS encoding response regulator encodes MADTNIKTITILMADDDPDDRMLTKEALMENKLANDLHFVEDGEELMDYLHQRGKYSEENAPRPGLILLDLNMPKKDGREALTEIKADPKLRRIPIIVLTTSKAEEDILKSYDLGISSFITKPVTFEDLVEVARAIGKYWFGIVVLPNDKFE; translated from the coding sequence ATGGCTGACACGAATATTAAAACGATCACGATTCTGATGGCAGATGATGATCCGGATGATAGAATGCTGACTAAGGAGGCCCTTATGGAGAATAAGTTAGCCAATGATCTGCATTTTGTGGAAGATGGAGAAGAGCTTATGGATTATCTACATCAGAGAGGAAAATATAGCGAAGAGAATGCTCCACGCCCAGGTCTGATCCTTCTGGATTTAAATATGCCTAAAAAAGATGGTAGAGAAGCACTTACAGAAATAAAGGCCGACCCTAAACTTCGCCGTATACCCATCATCGTGCTAACAACCTCCAAAGCCGAGGAAGATATTTTGAAAAGCTATGACTTGGGTATCAGCTCATTCATTACTAAACCTGTAACATTTGAAGATTTGGTAGAGGTAGCCAGAGCTATTGGAAAATACTGGTTTGGGATTGTGGTATTACCTAATGATAAGTTTGAATGA
- a CDS encoding sigma-54-dependent transcriptional regulator — translation MAKKILIVDDDQDIRLLLDKFLSKKGYETKTASDSATAIDILKSHKCDLVLCDFKLPDLNGLELIQKIKVINPEAALLVITGYSDVKVAVQAIKLGAYDYVTKPLYPDEILMTIEQALNSKKNQNKPKKPKEKKFIIGDSPQANQVMKHIRLIAPTDMSVIIQGETGTGKEFVANEIHNLSKRKSAPFIAIDCGALPKDLAGSELFGHVKGAFTGALNDKEGSFETANGGTLFLDEIGNLSYENQVKLLRVIQERRIKKIGGTKDIPIDVRLIVATNENLVEAVKKGEFREDLYHRFNEFKIGLAPLRERSTDIKVFARHFLVNANNELGKDVKDFDPEVLAKMKDYYWHGNLRELYNVVKRSVLLAQTDMITLECLPEEIKSPVYFEQSEPVAGGGGASPDEPANLKSVSKIAEREAIISVLEKTGYNKTKAADVLNIDRKTLYNKMKSYNIDL, via the coding sequence ATGGCTAAAAAAATACTTATTGTTGACGATGATCAGGACATTCGTCTGTTGCTGGATAAGTTTCTTTCCAAAAAAGGTTACGAAACCAAAACCGCATCAGACAGTGCTACTGCTATAGATATACTTAAATCTCATAAGTGTGACCTTGTACTATGTGATTTTAAACTACCTGACCTTAATGGCTTAGAGCTAATTCAAAAAATTAAGGTGATCAACCCAGAAGCTGCACTTCTGGTAATTACCGGTTACTCGGATGTTAAGGTAGCCGTACAGGCTATCAAACTGGGCGCTTACGACTATGTAACCAAGCCCCTATATCCAGATGAGATTCTGATGACTATTGAGCAGGCGCTTAATAGCAAAAAGAATCAGAATAAGCCCAAAAAGCCTAAGGAGAAGAAATTTATTATCGGAGATAGCCCTCAGGCCAATCAGGTAATGAAGCACATTAGACTGATTGCTCCTACCGATATGTCGGTAATTATTCAGGGTGAAACCGGAACAGGTAAAGAGTTTGTAGCCAACGAAATTCATAACCTAAGTAAGAGAAAATCAGCACCTTTTATAGCAATAGATTGTGGTGCATTGCCTAAAGATCTGGCAGGAAGCGAGCTTTTTGGTCACGTAAAAGGGGCATTTACCGGTGCGCTAAACGATAAAGAAGGTAGCTTTGAAACCGCCAATGGAGGTACGCTCTTTTTGGATGAAATAGGTAACCTTTCTTACGAGAATCAGGTGAAGCTTTTGCGTGTTATTCAGGAGAGAAGGATCAAAAAGATTGGAGGTACAAAGGATATTCCTATAGACGTGCGCCTGATCGTAGCTACTAATGAAAACCTGGTAGAAGCAGTAAAAAAAGGTGAATTTAGAGAAGATTTATATCACCGTTTCAACGAATTTAAAATTGGCCTCGCTCCCTTAAGAGAGCGTAGTACAGATATCAAAGTATTTGCCCGCCACTTCCTCGTTAATGCCAACAATGAACTGGGCAAAGATGTAAAAGACTTTGACCCGGAGGTACTGGCTAAAATGAAAGATTACTACTGGCATGGTAACCTGAGAGAGCTATACAATGTGGTAAAGCGATCTGTGCTTCTGGCCCAAACCGATATGATTACTTTGGAATGTCTTCCTGAGGAGATTAAATCTCCGGTTTACTTTGAACAGTCCGAGCCGGTAGCAGGGGGTGGAGGAGCTTCTCCTGACGAGCCAGCTAATCTTAAGTCTGTATCTAAAATAGCTGAGCGAGAGGCAATTATCAGTGTATTAGAAAAGACCGGTTACAATAAAACCAAAGCTGCAGACGTACTAAACATTGATAGGAAAACACTCTACAACAAAATGAAATCCTATAATATAGATTTATAA
- a CDS encoding PAS domain-containing sensor histidine kinase: MNSTFSFSDPITKKILDNTGEGIVLFTPKYDNSQEIIDFEYTYINQRAEELMGHKRQELLGTLFLATPGNVDYSDYLKAYKKVMTGGDPYQTELYYSEEGVQKCYKVSAHKIESHLLVQFDDISGFMAVVSEESRSESLYRSLLKSLPYTDAILIDTKMNVVLSEGKPFKVFGYEKPLEEEKSLKDFLPPEYQKKILPLIRLGLEGESSKAEYDQDDVLYRVHTIPMKDDKGQIFSTLILTEDIGIFNISSGELRNKIYELENANQSLEQFAYVASHDLQEPLRKIRAFGDRLKTKYSAQLDETAQDYINRMQNAASRMQKLIDDLLKYSRVGRFQEAFQEVELSKVIQSVLGDLESRIEDSQAEIDVQELPSLEGDAGMLEQLFTNLISNAIKFTKKDASPKVSIWYETQEGNEPEETQYQIYVKDNGIGFDEKYLGKIFNIFQRLHGRNEYEGTGIGLAICRKIVEAHSGTIDAKSTLGEGATFIVSLPQVQPTI, translated from the coding sequence ATGAATAGTACTTTTTCTTTCTCAGATCCTATCACTAAAAAAATCTTGGACAATACCGGTGAAGGTATTGTCCTTTTTACACCTAAATACGACAACTCTCAGGAAATTATTGATTTTGAATATACCTATATCAATCAGCGTGCTGAAGAGCTGATGGGGCATAAGCGTCAGGAACTACTGGGTACCCTTTTTCTGGCTACGCCTGGAAATGTAGATTATAGCGATTATCTGAAAGCGTACAAAAAGGTAATGACTGGTGGTGATCCTTATCAGACAGAGCTTTACTATAGCGAAGAAGGCGTACAAAAGTGTTATAAGGTATCTGCCCACAAAATTGAATCTCATCTTCTTGTTCAGTTTGACGACATTTCTGGATTTATGGCAGTGGTGTCAGAAGAAAGCCGGAGCGAAAGCCTTTATCGTAGTCTTCTGAAAAGCTTACCCTATACGGATGCTATCCTGATAGATACTAAAATGAACGTGGTACTATCAGAAGGCAAACCTTTTAAAGTATTTGGGTACGAAAAGCCTCTGGAAGAAGAGAAAAGCTTAAAAGATTTTTTACCACCAGAGTATCAGAAGAAAATCCTGCCTCTTATTAGATTAGGGTTAGAGGGTGAAAGCTCCAAAGCAGAATATGACCAGGACGATGTGCTTTACAGAGTGCACACCATTCCCATGAAAGATGACAAAGGGCAAATATTTTCTACCCTTATTCTTACTGAAGATATTGGCATTTTTAACATTTCCAGTGGAGAGTTAAGAAACAAAATTTATGAGCTGGAGAATGCTAATCAGAGCCTTGAGCAGTTTGCTTATGTAGCTTCTCACGATTTGCAGGAGCCGCTTCGTAAAATTCGTGCTTTTGGCGACAGGCTCAAAACAAAGTATAGTGCTCAGCTAGATGAAACGGCCCAGGACTATATCAACCGTATGCAAAACGCTGCGAGTCGTATGCAAAAGCTGATAGACGATTTGCTCAAATACTCTCGTGTAGGTCGTTTTCAGGAGGCTTTTCAGGAGGTTGAGCTGTCTAAAGTTATACAAAGTGTATTGGGAGATCTGGAGTCCAGAATTGAAGACAGCCAAGCTGAGATAGACGTACAGGAGCTACCTAGCCTGGAGGGTGATGCAGGTATGTTAGAGCAATTGTTCACAAATCTGATTAGTAACGCTATTAAGTTTACCAAAAAAGATGCTTCACCTAAGGTAAGCATCTGGTACGAAACTCAGGAAGGAAACGAACCGGAAGAAACACAATACCAGATCTATGTAAAAGATAATGGTATCGGCTTTGACGAAAAATATCTTGGTAAAATATTCAATATTTTCCAGAGGCTTCATGGCCGAAACGAGTATGAAGGTACCGGCATAGGCCTGGCTATTTGCAGAAAAATAGTAGAGGCACACTCCGGCACCATAGATGCTAAAAGTACTTTAGGTGAAGGTGCTACCTTCATAGTAAGTTTACCACAGGTACAACCAACAATTTAA